One part of the Uranotaenia lowii strain MFRU-FL unplaced genomic scaffold, ASM2978415v1 HiC_scaffold_35, whole genome shotgun sequence genome encodes these proteins:
- the LOC129759967 gene encoding uncharacterized protein LOC129759967, translated as MKILLCACLVLLQISQIPSEPISSNPFWSNYSNSDDPSGLGLRRSKRQIIPSLPSIPIPSISGTSIIFGDRTIELPEVLSNVMKSMFGKSDAWEFVHLLTKQRWFPVGALELICDLILAKYQLFGKSLVASGMGRLNSTLDFFSWAVSGVLDSIQTQLNKAVDLAATPFQYSWQSVRECMRNKFREAGQGVVNTTVGCIRKRWIEAQEVVQDFSGTVTETDTAFEHWLDEVTKCCEIEDKEEERECYAKAITNPALKILKRITPRWIKLTLQISATIAMFQPKLEFCAAELMVKLVYEMGKGGIGIASCMWG; from the exons ATGAAGATCTTGTTATGTGCTTGTTTAGTGCTCCTGCaa ATATCTCAAATACCATCGGAGCCTATATCATCCAATCCATTTTGGAGTAACTACTCCAACTCGGATGACCCATCAGGATTGGGACTTCGCCGGTCAAAACGACAAATCATCCCCAGTTTGCCATCAATTCCAATCCCCAGCATCAGTGGAACCTCGATAATTTTCGGGGACCGAACCATCGAGCTGCCGGAAGTCCTGTCTAACGTGATGAAATCCATGTTCGGCAAGAGTGACGCCTGGGAATTTGTCCATTTGCTGACCAAACAGCGATGGTTTCCGGTGGGAGCTCTGGAACTAATTTGTGACCTCATTTTGGCGAAGTACCAACTTTTCGGGAAATCGTTGGTGGCTTCCGGGATGGGGAGATTGAACAGTACCTTGGATTTCTTCTCCTGGGCTGTCTCTGGCGTATTGGATAGTATTCAGACGCAGCTTAACAAGGCAGTCGATCTTGCGGCAACTCCCTTCCAGTACTCGTGGCAATCGGTGAGGGAATGCATGAGGAACAAGTTTCGAGAAGCCGGCCAAGGAGTGGTGAATACCACTGTGGGTTGCATTCGAAAGAGGTGGATCGAGGCACAGGAAGTTGTGCAGGATTTCAGCGGAACTGTAACGGAGACCGATACAGCATTCGAACATTGGTTGGATGAGGTTACCAAATGTTGCGAGATTGAAGATAAAGAAGAGGAGAGGGAGTGCTACGCTAAG GCAATCACGAACCCTgctctaaaaattttgaaacgtaTTACACCTCGTTGGATCAAGTTAACTCTACAAATTTCGGCAACCATCGCTATGTTTCAGCCAAAGCTGGAGTTTTGTGCAGCCGAACTCATGGTTAAGCTGGTTTACGAAATGGGAAAAGGAGGCATAGGAATCGCTTCGTGTATGTGGGGTTAG
- the LOC129759966 gene encoding uncharacterized protein LOC129759966 has protein sequence MASAKFLFIALLAIAFGVEGSYAIFWWLWPFTSTTTTTTTSSSSSSSASGSNYVVNVGNRENTNTSLTDYGTMISNLQINLARFNGTALLSNPGAADGDQLSLLIYTLSEEYRKELETLVAAKSEWFQQRLAEAQEFATTLQQFGTQILLKSFAEDVRGNLATLNGTQADCLNRQLDVGNLVDSVVSRSGNGCLRGRIDTLLNLREAARRNLSQLFDPNESIEDQLDQCNGLEDSFADDLEDLYRDACISSVLFKERSKTFRLDLTVAQATEAADLEFGQARAQLLDCVADLESHAFNATLGLRYWINNCLIFRVTKDFRDVYCLKSLYCSLVRSILEYASAVWSPFYQNGADRIEALQRRFMRYALRHLNWFDPFHLPSYENRCNIISLDTLQARRAVTRALFVSDILTSKIDCPSLLESINISVRPQGLRNRNLQLYTPLRQNNYGANSALIGSTVARHSQLKEAAMTKIVPVLLLLLFVSQNDATSKFLESFKRFFHNSEEPPKQVNWFNYLFGNRRQPRIADHVSLTINGVTFNVDNLPRNVTLTSNDTEVRVFQTQTGTVINIGTIKDGGSTPGVDVRTTTPSVGAGVSTTTSTTATTLSTSTSTAAARRRKRQLFELPQLPSNALVPPMPKIPIPTISGTTIAFGDRKFNLPESVLNITKSLPGVREPWELLDLLLKQPGITTFDIEQVTDYLQTQYETVGKPLVSQGTARLNGVFEFLSNAVHDSLNGVEKQLNDAIAMAAIPFKFTIFGTKARQCMVEKFRAAGAGVVSKAVGCIRDRWTEARGVVGNFSQTVNATDATSSNWFEQLSECCYYDDEEEERKCYAKAIANPALTTLWELPTIWVKQIARTTVTVNSFQPLLTACTADLMIKIPLAVGQGAQQVFSCMWA, from the exons ATGGCTTCAGCTAAGTTCTTGTTCATTGCCCTGTTGGCTATCGCATTCGGCGTCGAAGGTAGTTACGCCATTTTTTGGTGGTTGTGGCCATTCACCAGCACCACAACTACCACGACTACGTCGTCGAGCAGTAGTAGTTCAGCTTCCGGATCCAATTACGTGGTAAACGTTGGCAATCGTGAAAACACCAACACCAGCCTCACTGACTACGGAACCATGATTTCCAACCTGCAAATCAATCTAGCTCGCTTCAACGGGACCGCCTTGTTGAGCAATCCGGGCGCCGCCGATGGGGATCAACTTAGCCTGCTGATCTACACTCTGTCCGAAGAGTACCGCAAGGAGCTTGAAACACTAGTTGCCGCCAAGTCTGAATGGTTCCAGCAGAGACTGGCGGAAGCACAGGAATTCGCTACCACCTTGCAACAGTTCGGTACCCAGATATTGCTGAAATCGTTCGCCGAAGATGTCCGTGGTAACCTGGCCACCTTAAACGGGACCCAGGCCGATTGCCTAAACCGGCAGCTGGACGTGGGCAATCTGGTCGATTCAGTTGTTAGCCGTAGCGGAAATGGATGCCTTCGGGGCCGCATCGATACCCTGCTGAATTTGCGGGAAGCTGCCCGCCGGAACCTGAGTCAACTCTTTGACCCCAACGAAAGCATCGAGGATCAGCTGGACCAGTGCAACGGCTTGGAGGATAGCTTCGCCGACGATCTGGAGGACCTGTACCGGGACGCTTGCATTTCATCG GTACTGTTCAAGGAACGCTCGAAAACATTCCGGTTGGATTTGACCGTCGCACAGGCAACCGAAGCAGCGGATCTAGAGTTCGGGCAGGCTCGGGCTCAGTTGCTGGACTGTGTGGCCGATCTGGAGTCACATGCCTTCAACGCAACCCTGGGACTTCGCTACTGGATCAATAACT GCTTAATTTTCCGCGTGACGAAGGACTTCAGAGACGTATACTGCTTGAAAAGCCTCTACTGCAGCCTCGTTCGCTCCATCCTGGAATATGCATCGGCAGTTTGgagccctttctaccagaatggcGCTGATCGGATCGAAGCTCTACAACGACGGTTTATGCGATATGCTCTACGCCATTTGAACTGGTTTGACCCGTTCCACCTTCCAAGCTACGAGAACCGCTGCAACATCATTAGCCTAGACACGCTACAAGCCCGTCGAGCTGTCACACGGGCCTTGTTTGTCTCCGATATCCTGACATCGAAAATTGACTGCCCTTCGCTATTGGAATCAATCAACATCAGTGTCAGACCTCAAGGACTACGGAACCGGAATTTACAGCTCTACACTCCCCTTCGTCAAAACAACTACGGGGCAAATAGTGCATTGATCGGC TCTACAGTAGCACGCCATTCCCAACTGAAGGAAGCTGCAATGACTAAAATTGTGCCTGTTTTATTGCTTCTGCTGTTT GTTTCTCAAAACGATGCAACATCAAAGTTCCTGGAGTCGTTCAAACGATTCTTCCACAATTCGGAGGAACCCCCGAAACAAGTTAACTGGTTCAATTATTTGTTTGGCAATCGACGACAACCGAGAATCGCTGACCACGTTTCGTTGACCATCAATGGAGTGACCTTCAACGTAGACAACCTTCCCCGAAATGTGACCCTAACATCCAACGATACGGAGGTGCGAGTGTTCCAAACCCAGACCGGCACGGTTATAAACATTGGAACCATAAAAGATGGCGGATCTACTCCAGGTGTTGACGTTCGAACGACGACACCAAGTGTCGGAGCCGGCGTTTCAACAACGACTTCGACAACAGCTACCACACTTTCGACATCAACTTCGACAGCAGCGGCTCGACGTCGAAAGCGTCAACTCTTCGAACTTCCTCAGCTGCCATCGAACGCGTTAGTTCCACCGATGCCGAAGATTCCGATCCCCACTATCAGTGGAACGACAATTGCTTTCGGGGATCGGAAGTTCAATCTACCGGAATCGGTGCTCAACATCACGAAGTCACTACCCGGGGTACGTGAACCCTGGGAATTGTTGGATCTCCTGCTCAAACAACCCGGCATAACGACCTTCGATATCGAACAGGTAACCGACTATCTACAAACTCAGTACGAAACAGTGGGAAAGCCTTTGGTTTCTCAGGGTACCGCGAGATTGAATGGCGTATTTGAATTCCTCTCGAACGCGGTCCATGATTCCTTAAACGGGGTCGAAAAACAGTTGAACGATGCTATAGCTATGGCAGCAATACCCTTCAAATTCACGATTTTCGGGACCAAAGCACGACAATGTATGGTGGAAAAATTTCGCGCAGCAGGTGCGGGAGTTGTGTCGAAGGCCGTAGGCTGTATTCGAGACCGTTGGACTGAGGCTCGAGGAGTCGTTGGTAATTTTAGCCAGACGGTTAACGCAACGGATGCCACCTCTAGCAACTGGTTCGAGCAGCTGAGCGAGTGTTGCTACTACGATGACGAAGAGGAAGAGCGAAAGTGCTACGCTAAGGCGATTGCAAACCCAGCTTTGACTACCCTCTGGGAGCTTCCGACGATTTGGGTCAAGCAGATTGCGAGGACAACCGTTACCGTCAATAGTTTTCAACCATTATTGACCGCCTGTACGGCTGATCTCATGATCAAGATACCATTGGCAGTTGGACAGGGTGCCCAGCAGGTGTTTTCGTGCATGTGGGCATGA